A single genomic interval of Geotrypetes seraphini chromosome 1, aGeoSer1.1, whole genome shotgun sequence harbors:
- the UBE2K gene encoding ubiquitin-conjugating enzyme E2 K isoform X3, whose translation MTLRTVLLSLQALLAAAEPDDPQDAVVANQYKQNPEMFKQTARLWAHVYAGAPVSSPEYTKKIENLCAMGFDRNAVIVALSSKSWDVETATELLLSN comes from the exons ATGACTCTACGAACAGTGTTGTTATCATTGCAAGCTTTGTTGGCAGCGGCAGAGCCAGATGATCCACAGGATGCAGTAGTTGCAAATCAG TACAAACAAAATCCGGAAATGTTTAAACAGACAGCTCGACTTTGGGCACATGTGTATGCCGGAGCACCAGTGTCTAGTCCAGAATacacaaaaaaaatagaaaatctttGTGCAATGGGGTTTGATAGG AATGCAGTAATAGTAGCCTTGTCTTCAAAATCATGGGATGTAGAGACTGCAACAGAACTACTTCTGAGTAACTGA